A window from Falsibacillus albus encodes these proteins:
- a CDS encoding DUF4153 domain-containing protein, with the protein MTEHVIMKSKMAIAASLLMGVLYEIAFFHGKIGISYLLFVSVFYLVFFTLNRKKLFTHKRMGMLILFCIWCLSLGYFLYTNPVFYGLNLLLIPALMISHIVLISRESRIEWQHWSFIGVVIGKIFGSIAFSACSVRKLSQYMKSNVHHRSYKVLAKIIAGLLISIPILVLVTTLLSSADEKFSEIIKMMPNTFGDFNIVEYGFRTVIAFGFAFILFGFLHVIHQKSSLEQLSAKTDNMFSIDAIISLIVLFSINGMYLLFIFVQFKYFFSGTLQSDYTYAEYARRGFFELVFVTIVNLTLLNTILSFTVYRKSLLKYLLKGLLSLLVVSSGIILCSAFLRLSLYEDAYGYTFLRMAVHAFMVFLFIVFAYTLTRVWIDRLSLMRFYIITGLLFYSIMNMINIESIVVSKNIERFESTGKIDLQYLSQTDEGIEAMIQLYQKSPNDPQLKKILSEKKQAVINSEQPWQSYNIQSERTKKQLTSLRLK; encoded by the coding sequence ATGACTGAACACGTGATTATGAAGAGTAAAATGGCAATTGCAGCAAGCTTGCTGATGGGGGTATTATACGAAATCGCATTTTTTCATGGTAAGATCGGAATTTCCTATCTTCTTTTTGTATCTGTTTTTTATCTAGTGTTTTTTACTTTGAACCGCAAAAAACTTTTTACCCATAAACGAATGGGGATGTTAATATTGTTTTGTATTTGGTGCTTATCATTAGGATATTTTCTTTACACCAATCCCGTCTTTTATGGATTGAATTTGCTGCTGATCCCTGCATTAATGATTTCCCATATTGTGTTAATCTCACGCGAATCAAGAATTGAATGGCAGCATTGGTCTTTTATTGGAGTGGTGATCGGCAAAATTTTTGGATCCATTGCATTCAGTGCATGCAGTGTACGAAAACTGAGCCAATATATGAAATCAAATGTTCATCATCGGTCCTACAAAGTGCTGGCAAAAATTATTGCGGGACTATTGATTTCCATTCCAATATTAGTTCTCGTTACCACTTTGTTAAGTTCTGCGGATGAAAAATTCAGTGAAATCATCAAAATGATGCCAAATACATTTGGGGATTTCAATATTGTTGAGTACGGATTCAGAACGGTAATCGCTTTTGGATTCGCCTTTATATTGTTTGGTTTTTTACATGTCATTCATCAAAAAAGTTCACTGGAGCAGCTTTCTGCAAAAACTGATAATATGTTTTCGATAGATGCAATCATCTCGCTTATCGTCCTGTTCTCGATCAATGGGATGTACCTTTTGTTTATATTCGTTCAATTTAAGTATTTCTTCAGTGGGACGCTTCAAAGCGATTATACTTATGCAGAATATGCACGACGCGGGTTTTTCGAGTTGGTATTTGTCACAATTGTGAACTTGACACTGTTGAATACCATTCTATCGTTTACGGTATACCGAAAAAGTCTTTTGAAATATTTATTAAAGGGATTGTTGTCGCTCCTTGTTGTTTCCAGCGGGATCATCCTTTGTTCCGCATTTCTTCGTCTATCGCTTTATGAGGATGCTTACGGCTACACGTTTTTAAGGATGGCCGTGCATGCATTCATGGTGTTCTTGTTCATTGTATTTGCCTATACATTAACCCGCGTTTGGATTGACCGGCTTTCATTGATGAGGTTTTATATTATCACCGGGCTCCTCTTTTACTCGATCATGAATATGATCAATATTGAAAGTATCGTCGTTTCCAAAAATATTGAACGGTTCGAGAGCACAGGAAAAATAGATCTACAATACTTAAGTCAAACGGATGAGGGAATAGAAGCCATGATTCAGTTATATCAAAAGAGTCCGAATGACCCTCAGTTAAAAAAGATCCTGTCGGAGAAAAAACAAGCTGTAATCAACTCTGAACAACCATGGCAATCCTATAACATCCAATCCGAAAGAACAAAAAAACAACTCACCAGCCTCCGTCTAAAATAA